The Cellulomonas fulva genome includes a window with the following:
- a CDS encoding type II toxin-antitoxin system VapB family antitoxin, protein MIFKAVGEGRPYPDHGLETPKQWAEVPPRQVRLDELVTTKRTLDLGNLLSEDSTFYGDLFAHVVQYKGVMYLEDGLHRAVRAALQQRAMLHARVLVIE, encoded by the coding sequence GTGATCTTCAAGGCGGTGGGCGAGGGCAGGCCCTACCCGGACCACGGGCTCGAGACGCCCAAGCAGTGGGCCGAGGTGCCGCCGCGCCAGGTCCGGCTCGACGAGCTCGTGACCACCAAGCGCACCCTCGACCTGGGCAACCTGCTCTCCGAGGACTCGACCTTCTACGGCGACCTGTTCGCGCACGTCGTGCAGTACAAGGGCGTGATGTACCTCGAGGACGGCCTGCACCGGGCGGTGCGCGCAGCGCTGCAGCAGCGCGCCATGCTCCACGCGCGCGTGCTGGTGATCGAGTGA
- a CDS encoding helix-turn-helix domain-containing protein — MSPERIDAARSMLATGTSVSQVARTLGVSRTTVYAAIDDRRAPAVAR; from the coding sequence ATGTCACCCGAGCGCATCGATGCGGCGCGCAGCATGCTCGCGACGGGCACGTCCGTCTCTCAGGTGGCCCGCACGCTCGGTGTCAGCAGGACGACCGTCTACGCGGCGATCGACGACCGCCGTGCCCCGGCAGTTGCCCGTTGA
- a CDS encoding DUF2510 domain-containing protein — translation MSTQTPPPGWYPDPATPTMLRWFDGTSWTPHAVPAGPLPARPGPKRWSGAKTAAVLSLGAVAFVVALGVMAAIAVPVFLNQQRNDAFAAAVETATCEQVVQEAVELSHRGLQDGQIGLASVVGAQVTKDERSTARPPTGGGATYLMTCQGIGTWDDGSTDIIRLSLSVDAAGRHVIADATATT, via the coding sequence ATGAGCACGCAGACGCCGCCCCCGGGGTGGTACCCCGACCCCGCCACGCCGACGATGCTGCGGTGGTTCGACGGCACCTCCTGGACCCCGCACGCGGTCCCGGCGGGTCCTCTGCCGGCCCGGCCCGGCCCGAAGCGCTGGTCGGGCGCGAAGACTGCGGCGGTGCTGTCCCTGGGGGCGGTGGCGTTCGTCGTGGCGCTCGGTGTGATGGCCGCGATCGCCGTCCCGGTGTTCCTGAACCAGCAGCGCAACGACGCCTTCGCCGCCGCCGTCGAGACCGCGACGTGCGAGCAGGTGGTGCAGGAGGCCGTCGAGCTCTCCCACCGCGGCCTGCAGGACGGCCAGATCGGCCTCGCGTCGGTGGTCGGTGCGCAGGTGACGAAGGACGAGCGGTCGACCGCGCGGCCCCCGACGGGCGGAGGAGCCACCTACCTCATGACCTGCCAAGGCATCGGCACCTGGGACGACGGGAGCACGGACATCATCCGTCTCTCGCTCTCCGTGGACGCCGCGGGCAGGCACGTGATCGCGGACGCGACCGCGACGACGTGA
- a CDS encoding very short patch repair endonuclease, with the protein MKTSTQPEVALRRALHAAGFRFRLHPKVAKGCTPDLVLPRHRVAVFVDGCFWHGCPDHGRRTPWTGPNAELWAAKMDRNKANDLRSTTLANDAGWTVVRIWEHEITSDIPVAVERVRAAAAGASTLT; encoded by the coding sequence GTGAAGACGAGCACCCAGCCAGAGGTGGCGCTGCGTCGCGCGTTGCACGCGGCCGGCTTCCGGTTCCGGCTCCATCCCAAGGTTGCGAAGGGCTGCACCCCAGACCTTGTGCTCCCCCGTCACCGGGTGGCCGTCTTCGTTGACGGGTGCTTCTGGCACGGCTGCCCCGACCACGGACGGCGGACACCGTGGACTGGGCCAAACGCCGAGCTCTGGGCGGCGAAGATGGATCGCAACAAGGCGAACGATCTGCGATCGACGACGCTGGCGAACGACGCGGGCTGGACCGTCGTCCGCATCTGGGAGCACGAGATCACCAGCGACATCCCCGTCGCCGTCGAGCGCGTCCGCGCGGCAGCCGCCGGTGCGTCGACCCTGACGTAG
- a CDS encoding DNA cytosine methyltransferase translates to MTEHATTPSAFRFIDLFAGIGGFHATLAAYGGECQYAVEIDPHAAAVYERNWGRDPRGDITADANDGVMNVPAHDVLAAGLPCQPFSKSGAQRGMDETRGTLWFNTLRIVQEHHPAIVLIENVRNLAGPRHDHELKIIVRALREEGYRVSDAPAIFSPHLLPPTLGGRPQVRERVFITATYNPKGIGTDRPLPVATMADRFNGWGPADWDLDTHLPLDPDHHVQGCDLTAAERLWIDAWDDFVQVMWEEREGRRLPGFPIWADAWVDVDDLRIPADTPLWKRQHLTKNAVFYTEHKATLDRWAAKWGVFTDAFPPSRRKLEWQAQDTARLWDTVMHFRPSGIRAKRATYVPALVAITQTSIVGPRERRLSPREAARLQGLPDGFDFGDQPTSATYKQLGNGVNIGVVWHILRAHVNRDRDILKTTAKGRSVLAAVDGAPDAPDKVLAEMFPVKG, encoded by the coding sequence GTGACCGAGCATGCGACGACGCCGTCGGCGTTCCGGTTCATTGACCTCTTCGCCGGGATCGGCGGGTTCCACGCGACGCTCGCTGCGTACGGTGGTGAGTGCCAGTACGCCGTCGAGATCGACCCGCACGCCGCAGCCGTCTACGAGCGCAACTGGGGTCGTGACCCCCGGGGAGACATCACCGCAGACGCCAACGACGGCGTTATGAACGTGCCCGCCCACGACGTCCTCGCGGCTGGCCTGCCGTGTCAGCCGTTCTCGAAGTCCGGCGCGCAGCGTGGCATGGACGAGACGCGCGGCACCCTCTGGTTCAACACGCTGCGCATCGTGCAGGAGCACCACCCAGCGATCGTCCTGATCGAGAACGTGCGGAACCTCGCTGGCCCCCGCCACGACCACGAGCTGAAGATCATCGTGCGAGCGCTTCGCGAGGAGGGCTACCGGGTGTCGGACGCTCCCGCGATCTTCTCTCCGCACCTGCTGCCCCCCACGTTGGGCGGACGCCCGCAGGTCCGCGAGCGAGTCTTCATTACCGCGACGTACAACCCGAAGGGCATCGGCACTGACCGCCCCCTGCCCGTTGCGACGATGGCAGACCGGTTCAACGGGTGGGGTCCGGCGGACTGGGACCTCGACACGCACCTGCCGCTCGACCCGGACCACCACGTGCAAGGTTGCGATCTCACGGCGGCCGAGCGACTGTGGATCGACGCGTGGGATGACTTCGTCCAAGTCATGTGGGAGGAGCGCGAAGGGCGGCGCCTCCCGGGCTTCCCGATCTGGGCGGACGCATGGGTCGACGTCGACGACCTGCGCATCCCCGCAGACACGCCCCTGTGGAAGCGTCAGCACCTGACGAAGAACGCCGTGTTCTACACCGAGCACAAGGCCACGCTCGACCGCTGGGCCGCCAAGTGGGGCGTGTTCACGGACGCGTTCCCGCCGTCCCGGCGCAAGCTCGAATGGCAGGCGCAGGACACCGCGCGACTGTGGGACACCGTGATGCACTTCCGGCCGTCCGGGATCCGTGCCAAGCGCGCAACCTACGTGCCGGCACTCGTGGCGATCACCCAGACTTCGATCGTTGGACCGCGCGAGCGACGACTCTCGCCGCGTGAGGCTGCTCGGCTGCAGGGGCTTCCGGACGGCTTCGACTTCGGTGACCAGCCGACGTCGGCGACGTACAAGCAGCTCGGCAACGGCGTCAACATCGGCGTCGTTTGGCACATCCTGCGAGCTCACGTGAACCGCGACCGCGACATCCTTAAGACGACCGCCAAGGGGCGAAGCGTCCTCGCAGCCGTCGACGGTGCACCCGACGCGCCGGACAAGGTGCTCGCGGAGATGTTCCCGGTGAAGGGCTAA
- a CDS encoding TraR/DksA family transcriptional regulator, whose translation MPDEVRYRLLALRAEALDRLVGLGASRSDLVESARGANIDDEHDPEGQTIAFERAQLDTLVADVGRRLKEVDAALGRLDEGTYGRCVVGGEPIDPARLAARPTATTCVAHAGR comes from the coding sequence GTGCCCGACGAGGTGCGGTATCGGCTGCTCGCGCTGCGCGCGGAGGCGCTCGACCGGCTGGTCGGGCTGGGGGCGTCGCGGTCCGATCTGGTCGAGTCCGCCCGCGGCGCCAACATCGACGACGAGCACGACCCGGAGGGTCAGACGATCGCGTTCGAGCGGGCCCAGCTCGACACCCTCGTCGCCGACGTGGGGCGGCGGCTGAAGGAGGTCGACGCCGCGCTCGGTCGGCTCGACGAGGGCACGTACGGCCGGTGCGTGGTCGGCGGCGAGCCCATCGACCCCGCCCGGCTCGCGGCACGGCCGACCGCGACGACGTGCGTGGCGCACGCCGGCCGGTGA
- a CDS encoding mycothiol transferase — MRSNDVLADGFGRIVDLVRHALDGVDEADLTRRVDPQANTLAWLAWHIARGQDAQIAPLAGSEQVWTSRGWADRFDLPFGADANGYGQTSDEVAQVRASGALLLGYLQDTTDVTLAYLERLQDDDLDVVVDEGWDPPVTLGTRLVSILADDLEHAGQAGYLRGLLDRAR, encoded by the coding sequence GTGCGCAGCAACGACGTCCTGGCGGACGGCTTCGGCCGGATCGTCGACCTGGTCCGGCACGCGCTCGACGGGGTCGACGAGGCGGACCTCACGCGCCGCGTCGACCCGCAGGCCAACACGCTGGCGTGGCTCGCCTGGCACATCGCGCGCGGCCAGGACGCGCAGATCGCGCCGCTCGCCGGCAGCGAGCAGGTCTGGACGTCACGCGGCTGGGCGGACCGCTTCGACCTGCCGTTCGGCGCGGACGCGAACGGGTACGGCCAGACGTCCGACGAGGTCGCTCAGGTCCGCGCGTCCGGCGCGCTGCTGCTGGGCTACCTGCAGGACACGACGGACGTCACGCTCGCCTACCTCGAGCGGCTCCAGGACGACGACCTCGACGTCGTCGTCGACGAGGGCTGGGACCCGCCGGTGACCCTCGGCACGCGCCTGGTGAGCATCCTCGCCGACGACCTGGAGCACGCCGGTCAGGCCGGCTACCTGCGCGGGCTGCTCGACCGCGCGCGCTGA
- a CDS encoding antitoxin VbhA family protein encodes MLRCALHRRKRGRVGHAPAVEARALSTPDQAERARIAAGALASARLAGHEPDPELEAMCAAWVAGEITLDDLQTWIDQQYPTDSQETR; translated from the coding sequence GTGCTCAGATGCGCGCTGCATCGCCGGAAGCGTGGTCGCGTGGGTCATGCTCCAGCGGTCGAGGCGCGAGCGTTGAGCACCCCCGACCAAGCGGAACGCGCACGGATCGCCGCTGGGGCGCTGGCGTCCGCTCGGCTGGCTGGGCACGAGCCAGACCCCGAACTCGAAGCGATGTGCGCTGCGTGGGTCGCGGGGGAGATCACGCTCGACGACCTGCAGACGTGGATTGACCAGCAGTACCCGACCGACTCTCAGGAGACCCGATGA